A genomic segment from Bacteroidota bacterium encodes:
- a CDS encoding SusD/RagB family nutrient-binding outer membrane lipoprotein — translation PEKTTSGDIGKLFTYMLYNDRVRPTYWDYATFVTGVTGKYSQLLGIVTGNKMYEPSTGYNQDRWNSYYTSGIMNQYREIQKNYNKLTDDQKKEQLIFVQLAKIVLDDQTAQMVDLWGDIPFTEAGQLNATNTLINGKFDDAATIYNTLISDLKDINTFLSTATLTTAVRQSLTTQDILLKGDLTSWRRYANSLRLRLLMRISNVSENTAKTEITAMLNNTSDYPMVENNAEDILLNMNPTAFSSEGMRDGLTDGATSSGPIAPTYMLETVMVTNNDPRIPVFWDPGTNGYVGLSTTLTSSQQENLIANRQVATIDTATFIQNYNVPGVLFTAAEVSFLKAEAYERWGLGTAQTAYETGIRQSIEFYYNINQSAVFVGFSRNPLATPTTSTVNAFIAATGIAYTGTPTEKLHKIWTQKWLNFFILQAGQAWAEVRRTDYPLLPFAIDASISNAQQPPHRLLYPDTEKSYNTANYSKVQSHDTRDYKIFWDLN, via the coding sequence TCCTGAAAAAACCACTTCAGGAGATATAGGAAAATTATTTACCTATATGTTGTACAACGACAGGGTAAGGCCTACTTACTGGGATTACGCCACTTTCGTAACCGGTGTAACCGGCAAATACTCACAACTTTTAGGAATAGTGACCGGTAATAAAATGTATGAACCCTCCACTGGATATAACCAGGATCGTTGGAATTCATATTATACCAGCGGAATCATGAACCAATACCGGGAAATTCAGAAGAATTACAATAAACTAACTGATGACCAAAAGAAGGAACAATTAATTTTTGTACAACTGGCTAAAATCGTTTTGGATGACCAGACCGCACAGATGGTTGATTTATGGGGAGATATTCCGTTTACCGAAGCAGGCCAGCTGAATGCAACGAATACGTTGATAAATGGGAAATTCGATGATGCAGCGACCATTTATAACACGTTGATCAGCGATTTAAAAGACATCAACACTTTCCTCTCTACTGCAACCTTGACTACTGCTGTCAGACAAAGCTTAACCACTCAGGATATTCTTCTTAAGGGTGATTTGACCTCGTGGAGAAGATATGCAAATTCACTGCGCTTAAGGTTATTGATGAGAATCTCTAATGTCAGTGAAAATACTGCCAAGACAGAAATAACTGCAATGTTAAATAACACTTCGGATTATCCTATGGTTGAGAACAATGCAGAAGATATCCTGTTGAACATGAATCCTACTGCCTTTTCCTCGGAAGGAATGAGAGACGGCTTAACAGACGGAGCAACCTCAAGCGGGCCTATTGCACCCACCTACATGTTGGAGACAGTGATGGTAACCAATAATGACCCAAGGATTCCTGTTTTTTGGGATCCCGGAACTAATGGTTATGTAGGATTATCTACCACACTGACCTCAAGTCAACAGGAGAACCTGATTGCCAACCGTCAGGTCGCAACTATTGATACGGCCACATTTATACAGAATTATAATGTACCGGGCGTACTGTTCACTGCTGCTGAAGTTAGTTTCTTAAAAGCAGAAGCATACGAGAGATGGGGACTGGGTACTGCCCAAACAGCTTACGAAACCGGAATCAGGCAATCTATTGAATTTTATTATAATATAAACCAGTCAGCTGTATTTGTTGGCTTCTCCAGGAATCCGCTTGCAACTCCAACAACATCAACGGTTAATGCATTTATTGCCGCTACCGGAATTGCATATACCGGGACGCCAACAGAAAAACTACACAAGATATGGACACAAAAATGGTTAAACTTCTTTATCCTTCAGGCCGGGCAAGCCTGGGCTGAAGTAAGAAGAACAGACTATCCCCTATTGCCATTTGCTATAGATGCTTCGATTAGTAATGCGCAACAGCCTCCTCATCGCCTGCTTTATCCAGATACGGAGAAAAGCTATAACACGGCCAATTATTCCAAGGTTCAAAGTCATGATACGAGAGACTATAAGATTTTCTGGGATTTAAATTGA
- a CDS encoding GH92 family glycosyl hydrolase, which produces MKAKSFVNAVFLLASLFFLLNPDVSGQKTDYTKYVDPYIGTGGHGHVFLGANVPFGAVQVGPTNYVKGWDWCSGYHYSDSIVTGFSQLHLSGTGIGDLGDVLISPYTGELKSSPGTVDHPFSGYASKYSHHDEIARAGYYSVLLKNYEVRVELTCTERVAFHQYTFPAAQQAHIAINLEEGIGWDQPVETSFKKVDDTTFVGYRFSTGWAKDQRLYFAIRLSKPVGDIHLFDGGKSINGDFATGKKITGVLNFSTSSGEKILLKVGISPVSEENALNNIRAEIPGWNFNGVVQKAHEAWNAEIGKVKANSKNTADLRTFYTALYHSYTTPILFNDHNGDYRGADKMVHHGVGFQNYSVFSLWDTYRAAHPLYTLVQPERVSDFVNSMLAIYQQQGKLPIWHLMGNETDCMVGYSAVPVIADAYFKGFTGFDPKLALQAMKASSTRDDYGMKYVKQKGYIPADLEPESVAKALEYSISDWCIAQMARKMGQTTDYANYAKRASSYVRYFDPKTKFMRAKLDNGKFREPFNPFEPSIMISGKEWKDYTEGNGWQYTWLVPQDVEGLIRLFGGEKPFVAKLDSLFVVKGELGTNAPPDISGLIGQYAHGNEPSHHVAYLYPYAGRQWKTAEIVRKILYGLYSDKTDGLCGNDDCGQMSAWYILSAIGFYPVNPANTAFVFGSPIFDEVTLQFPQRKLFTIKTVNNSKKNIYIQSVRLNGKPFTRSYITYSELRKGGLLEFTMGPRPNRNFGSALKDRPKSEIFEKQ; this is translated from the coding sequence ATGAAAGCAAAATCATTTGTCAATGCGGTTTTTCTTCTCGCTTCCTTATTTTTTCTGTTGAATCCCGATGTTTCCGGCCAAAAGACTGATTATACAAAATACGTGGATCCCTACATAGGTACAGGAGGCCACGGGCACGTATTTTTGGGGGCCAATGTCCCTTTTGGTGCCGTACAGGTAGGGCCGACAAATTATGTTAAAGGCTGGGACTGGTGTTCGGGTTATCATTATTCTGACAGCATTGTTACGGGTTTTTCGCAGCTACATTTGAGCGGAACGGGCATCGGGGATCTGGGGGATGTGTTGATTTCCCCTTATACGGGAGAATTAAAATCTTCGCCCGGAACTGTAGATCATCCTTTTTCCGGCTATGCTTCAAAATACAGTCATCACGATGAAATTGCCAGGGCAGGTTATTATTCGGTTTTATTGAAAAATTATGAGGTCCGGGTTGAATTGACCTGCACAGAGCGTGTGGCTTTTCATCAGTATACATTTCCTGCCGCGCAACAGGCTCATATAGCCATCAATCTTGAGGAAGGGATAGGCTGGGATCAGCCGGTGGAGACGTCTTTCAAAAAAGTCGATGATACCACCTTTGTGGGATACCGTTTTTCAACAGGTTGGGCAAAAGATCAGCGGTTGTATTTTGCCATCAGGCTATCCAAACCGGTTGGTGATATCCACTTATTTGATGGCGGAAAATCAATAAACGGAGATTTTGCCACAGGAAAGAAAATTACCGGAGTATTAAATTTTTCGACCTCTTCAGGAGAAAAGATTTTGCTAAAGGTCGGCATTTCTCCCGTCAGTGAAGAGAATGCGTTGAACAATATTCGGGCAGAAATCCCCGGATGGAATTTCAACGGCGTAGTTCAAAAAGCACATGAAGCCTGGAATGCCGAAATAGGAAAGGTAAAGGCAAATAGTAAAAATACCGCTGACTTAAGAACATTTTATACTGCCCTTTATCATTCATATACTACACCGATTTTATTCAACGACCACAATGGGGATTACCGAGGTGCAGATAAAATGGTACATCACGGTGTGGGTTTTCAAAATTATTCCGTCTTTTCTTTATGGGATACCTACCGGGCTGCACATCCCTTATATACACTGGTTCAGCCTGAAAGGGTCAGTGATTTCGTAAATTCTATGTTGGCCATATACCAGCAGCAGGGGAAACTGCCTATTTGGCACCTGATGGGGAATGAAACCGATTGCATGGTGGGGTATAGCGCTGTTCCTGTTATTGCCGATGCCTATTTTAAAGGGTTTACAGGTTTTGACCCCAAATTGGCCTTGCAGGCCATGAAAGCTTCTTCTACACGGGATGATTACGGGATGAAATATGTGAAGCAGAAAGGTTATATTCCGGCTGATCTGGAACCTGAATCAGTGGCAAAAGCCCTTGAATATTCTATTTCTGACTGGTGCATTGCACAAATGGCAAGAAAAATGGGGCAGACTACCGATTATGCCAATTATGCAAAGCGGGCTTCATCCTATGTACGGTATTTTGATCCTAAAACAAAATTTATGCGGGCCAAACTTGATAATGGTAAATTCCGTGAACCCTTTAATCCTTTTGAACCCAGTATAATGATATCCGGGAAGGAATGGAAGGATTATACCGAAGGTAACGGATGGCAATACACCTGGCTGGTACCGCAGGATGTCGAAGGATTGATCCGGTTGTTTGGCGGCGAAAAGCCTTTTGTTGCTAAGCTGGACAGCCTTTTTGTGGTTAAAGGGGAATTGGGGACTAATGCACCCCCTGATATTTCCGGCCTTATCGGGCAATATGCCCATGGCAATGAACCCAGCCATCATGTTGCATACCTGTATCCTTATGCCGGCAGGCAATGGAAAACAGCAGAGATTGTAAGGAAAATCCTTTATGGATTATATTCGGATAAAACAGACGGTTTATGTGGAAATGATGATTGCGGACAAATGTCTGCCTGGTATATCCTTTCAGCTATTGGTTTTTACCCTGTCAATCCGGCTAATACCGCTTTTGTTTTTGGCAGCCCCATATTTGATGAGGTGACTCTTCAATTTCCCCAGAGAAAACTGTTCACGATAAAAACCGTTAACAACAGCAAAAAGAACATTTATATCCAGTCGGTCAGGTTGAATGGAAAACCGTTTACTCGCTCGTATATAACCTATTCGGAACTCAGAAAGGGAGGCCTGTTGGAATTTACCATGGGCCCCAGACCCAACAGGAATTTTGGCAGTGCCCTAAAAGACAGGCCAAAATCAGAAATATTTGAAAAACAGTAA